The nucleotide sequence GCGCCGCATCCACCACCACGTCCGCGAGGCCGACGAGCTCTTCCGCGTTGGCGTCGCTGATGTTCTCGGCGATCGGCGTGATCTTCAGCCGGGGGTTGAGGTCTTTGAGCCGACGCTGGATCGTCTCGATGCGCGGCTTGCCCAGCCAGTCGTGGGTCATCAGGAGTTGGCGGTTGAGGTCCGAGTGCTTGACGTTGCCGCCGTGCGCGATGACCAGGTGCCCGACCCCCGCAGCCGCGAGCTCGTAGGCGACCACACTCCCCAGCCCACCGCAGCGTGAGATGAGCACCGTGCTGTTCTTCAGGCGGCGCTGGCCCTCTTCACCGAACCCGGGTGACCACATCTGCCACTCATACGTCGCGCGTTCCTCGTCGGTGAGCGCGTCGGCGGGTTGTTTCGGGAGTTGCTGATTCATGATGAACTCGTATTGAACCACAGCGGCACGGAGGACACAGAGAACGGGAAAGCATCATATCGAACCGCCAAGGCGCCAAGAACGCCAAGGAAGGCAGCCTACACATGTTCTAAACAATGCCTGCCTTCTTTGGCGCTCTTGGCGC is from Pseudomonadota bacterium and encodes:
- a CDS encoding HesA/MoeB/ThiF family protein; this encodes MNQQLPKQPADALTDEERATYEWQMWSPGFGEEGQRRLKNSTVLISRCGGLGSVVAYELAAAGVGHLVIAHGGNVKHSDLNRQLLMTHDWLGKPRIETIQRRLKDLNPRLKITPIAENISDANAEELVGLADVVVDAAPMFEERFAMNAAAVAQGKPVVECAMYDLEATITTFSPEGRPCLRCLVPGVPPAWKRQFPVFGAVSGTVACMGAMEAVKLLSGIGEPLIGRMVR